DNA from Candidatus Scalindua japonica:
TACAAATATCAACATCAGTGAATTAAGATATAACGCCTGTCTGCCGGTAGGCAAGTTTGCGTAATAACGCCTTTTTCTTTCTTTGAATATAATCAGTGTAATCTGTGTTTCCCCTCTTCAATTTGACTGTTTGTTTTCTACTGTAATAATTTCATTTACTATATCTTCACAGGAAACGTAAGATGTATTTATCGTGTAATCAGCCGCATTACTGTAAGCATGTTCTCGTATCGCAATCAAATGTCTGATTTCATCCAGAGGTGTCTTATCCGTTAAAGAAGGTCTTTGCTGTGTTGTTTTTTCATCTTGTGAAATACGTTTATAAATAATTTCCGGAGTTGCTTCCAGAAGAACAAGAAATCCTTTCTCTTTCAAGTTTCTTACATTCTCTTCTTTAAGGACAACTCCCCCCCCTGCTGATATTACCTTATTGTCTACTTTACTTAATTCTGCAATGGTATCTGCCTCAATCTTACGAAAACCTTCCTCCCCATCGTCTTCGAATATACTCTTAATAGTTTTCCCTGTAATACTTTCAATATATTGGTCTGAATCAATAAAATCTCTTTCCAGGCGTTTTGACAGAAGTTTACCAACCGTGCTTTTTCCAGTACCTCTGAAACCGATTAAGACTATGTTCATAACCTTTCCTTTACTACATTGGTCATTAATTCTACCGGTGGGTCAATATCTGTCCAGAGCCTGAATTGTTCTGCCGCTTGATTAATAAACATTGAAAGTCCGTTAACCGTATGACATTCTTTTTCCTTTGCGTCACGGAGAAGCCTGGTTTCTATGGGGTTGTAAACGGCGTCAAAAACTATCATACCTTCCTTTAGTACATCTTTTGTGACTGGTGTTTGATCAACATCAGGAAACATACCGATAGATGTGGTATTGATGAGGATATCAGTTTCAAGTTTGTAAATTTCTTCAAAACTACCAAATCTACATTTGACGTCCAGTGACAGTTTTTCCGCACGTTCAATGGTACGATTGAATATGGTTATATCACAACCTATTTCTTTTAAGCCAAAGGCGATCGCGCGTGCCGCACCCCCTGCTCCTATAATAGATACCTTTTTATTATTTAATGTGCCATTGACTACCTTCAGGCTACATTCCAATCCCATTATTGCGCCCATACAGTCAGTATTGTAGCCCTTTAATTTCCCATTCCGGTTCACTATAGTATTTATAGCACCAATTTTCCCGGCAGTCGGATCAATGTCATCCAGAAACGGTAAAACACTCTCTTTATGTGGGATAGTAACGCTGAAACCTTGAAAATCTATTTTTCTACACTCTTTCATGAAAGTACCAATATTTTCTATTTTCAGTGGTACATATGCGTTATTAAGACCTTTTTCAATAAAGGCGGCATTATGGATGGCCGGGCTCATACTGTGAGAAATCGGATTTCCAATAATACCATAAAGCTTGGTCTCGTTGTTTATATCTTTAAAGTGATATACTTTGTGGAGCTCATTTACCGTCAATTGCCCCGGTGCTGATTCTTTGCCTCGTTCGAGAGAGGCAAATGTCAGAAACCCTCCAAACTTACCTGTAAGTATCCGGCTTATATACCCTAACTCTCCCATACAAAGAGATATGGTAGGTACTTTAGCAGATTGTAAAAGTTCAAATATCCTGATATTATCGGTGATATCATTGGCATATGTTACAATCTTTACTATATCGGGCTTGTGCTGGCAAATATCACTATATATTTTGCTTAAGTTGCAAGGGGTCTCTTCAAAATTATGGTGTGAAATAATTATTTTACTGCTGCCTTGTCTGGTAATTTGTCTGATAGAATCATGTTCAACGTCAACGTAATCTGCTCCCAGTTCGATTGCCTTCTGCAACAGCTGTAATCTTTCCTGTTCGCTTCCATTAAATTTGCCACCTTCTCTTACAGGCCTGTTTGTAATAATTACCGGTTTAGTCTTGCTCTTTAGCGCCTCTTCAACGCATGTTTCCGCATTTTGTATCTCCGGTATGTAATCTATACGTAATTCAACTATATCAGCATATCTGGAAGCCGATTCCATTTCCGAAATTGTGTCCTCAACATTTCCTGCTGTAATTGGAATGCAAATCATATTTTTATAAAATGTTTGTACTAAGAATTAGTTGATTATTATATTGCATACTTTAAAATAGTCAATCTTATGTATTTCAATTTATGTTGTACAAATACCTTACCGTACATATAAAGTGGCAAAATTCTACTAAAAGACAGCGTCATCCGGTTAGGTTTTTGCGTATACCGCTTTTGTCATACCCGCCAGCCTGCCCGCCCGGCTCAACCGTTCACCTGCCCGAATAGGTAGCCGTCCCCACCAGAATGACACCCGCCAGAATGACATTCAGGCTGTGTCATAATATAGCCACAAAACAATTTAGAACTTTAATATGAAGGAGTTTGTTGAATCAGACAAGCAGAAATCTTTATTTAATTTATTTATCCTGAAAATTAGATAATTAGAATGATAAAACAAAGCTCCTTTTCCTTCTAACTGGTAAGTTTTTCAATCAATCCAGGTATCCCTAATATGGTAATCATTCTTGCCATATTAAAACACGTCCCTAAGAGTGACATCTCCGCTCTTGCACCATCTCTACCTCTCATGAGAAAAGCATTTACTTTTAGATTTCGCTTTATATGTCCAAATGGAAGTTCTACCTTCTGTTGCCGGAGCTTATAAATTGCTTGAGATTCCGGTTCTTCATATTGTAATCTGAGCCTCTCTCTATCCTCTTCATTAATCAGACGTGAAATCCTCCTCCCACGCTTACTCGTTGTACAAACAGTAAAGTGTTGACAGCTCATACATAAAGAACTGTCAGTGATTTGATATGTCTTACTCTTCCTCACCGTATCCACTGTTCTATAACTTAATACATGGCCTTCAGGGCAAATATAGCAATTTTTTCCCGAATCATATCGAAACTTATCTTTATCAAATGATGCATCTTTTTTATTTGAAGTATGTTTCTGCTGAGGCACAATCACTTTAATATCCTGGCCATCAATCCTTTTTAATTCATCGGTATTATCATATCCCGCATCTGCACAGGCAACAGAACCGTTCTTCTCCAATATATCATTGGCTTGATTAATTTGCTCAGCAAATTGATTGCTGTCATTACTCTCACTAACTACATCAGTATGAACAATTAAACCGTGCTTTTCATCAACAATGCTTTGTACATTGTAACCTGCATGAGTACCTTGGCGTCCTTTAACCCTGGCACATTCTTCATCGGTAGTATTTACTGA
Protein-coding regions in this window:
- a CDS encoding shikimate kinase, whose product is MNIVLIGFRGTGKSTVGKLLSKRLERDFIDSDQYIESITGKTIKSIFEDDGEEGFRKIEADTIAELSKVDNKVISAGGGVVLKEENVRNLKEKGFLVLLEATPEIIYKRISQDEKTTQQRPSLTDKTPLDEIRHLIAIREHAYSNAADYTINTSYVSCEDIVNEIITVENKQSN
- the aroE gene encoding shikimate dehydrogenase, with the protein product MICIPITAGNVEDTISEMESASRYADIVELRIDYIPEIQNAETCVEEALKSKTKPVIITNRPVREGGKFNGSEQERLQLLQKAIELGADYVDVEHDSIRQITRQGSSKIIISHHNFEETPCNLSKIYSDICQHKPDIVKIVTYANDITDNIRIFELLQSAKVPTISLCMGELGYISRILTGKFGGFLTFASLERGKESAPGQLTVNELHKVYHFKDINNETKLYGIIGNPISHSMSPAIHNAAFIEKGLNNAYVPLKIENIGTFMKECRKIDFQGFSVTIPHKESVLPFLDDIDPTAGKIGAINTIVNRNGKLKGYNTDCMGAIMGLECSLKVVNGTLNNKKVSIIGAGGAARAIAFGLKEIGCDITIFNRTIERAEKLSLDVKCRFGSFEEIYKLETDILINTTSIGMFPDVDQTPVTKDVLKEGMIVFDAVYNPIETRLLRDAKEKECHTVNGLSMFINQAAEQFRLWTDIDPPVELMTNVVKERL
- a CDS encoding IS1182 family transposase; its protein translation is MAYRIGNREQMMLLPQSIEDYVGSDDPVRAFDAFVEALDFSKCGIIINPKKVGDPGYNPKAMLKLSLYGYSYGFRSSRKLERAVYHNLSFIWLMGDLKPDHKTIAEFRRKNKKAITNVLRQCARLCIDLDLIEGNTLFVDGSKVRANAGINHMWTQKRCEKSLQRIDARIEAILSESEKVDRQEQELPSVVTMREELQDKKVLRFKVEKILKKLDEEGQKSVNTTDEECARVKGRQGTHAGYNVQSIVDEKHGLIVHTDVVSESNDSNQFAEQINQANDILEKNGSVACADAGYDNTDELKRIDGQDIKVIVPQQKHTSNKKDASFDKDKFRYDSGKNCYICPEGHVLSYRTVDTVRKSKTYQITDSSLCMSCQHFTVCTTSKRGRRISRLINEEDRERLRLQYEEPESQAIYKLRQQKVELPFGHIKRNLKVNAFLMRGRDGARAEMSLLGTCFNMARMITILGIPGLIEKLTS